Proteins encoded together in one Coffea arabica cultivar ET-39 chromosome 2c, Coffea Arabica ET-39 HiFi, whole genome shotgun sequence window:
- the LOC140035475 gene encoding uncharacterized protein isoform X1, producing the protein MAENGAATNSSSPPLFDIAHHLPLRLIRSEIIPPAPNLTNSASGPAIDWLYDFAGYTWIAYGASSLLVISHFPNPLSHSETLIGPIFRQVFQLSVDGTGIVSAVSWSPATPSAGDLAAALDNCIGVFSYNSDIPPSNSSFCWSQSAILVQSTKAEVIQWTVSGDGIIVGGIEIVLWRKREKSWERAWKFKRTVPHTLVSASWSIEGPLATAPFGKLQVGILSSPVNEACNSVAVNFGHGDSKFFQSELRHPLPISMIQWRPLTGRPLNGDVRQPPRLMLLTSCFDGSVRLWSQSDDGKVKKGGKDSCDHAMTKLSFRVVAVIEVNQALNGTLGSTVFVTWATEIDSIARPQFFSPDYQYNKTGYCEWLIGFGPQLTVTLWAIHCLDEFSPLRFPRVTLWKRQELISPQVGSGGLLLNKVFIKRNKMFTPPTMCSLLQVLPCNSLALLHSHSQASPDAQDRSTNNCYDKDLLSSCASGILDIDSHTGTILKVVVHPYLFEAGLAASLDTNGLLLFWSLSTASNGVAGLRTLNPSCKLYRRSVFSETHAKCTSLAWAPAIFNEVRVLFMGHAGGIDCFIVKVMDNEEDKIAVHRLCTIQYGSQDFDRGPTTLSSIPVLSACNRTSVSGSFMVIAVWKNSFQALSWNITIHHCDLLRNCFECSCNIGDTAENNLWTFESDFSGTRYFISIHPYSSVLPAPYDEDMISSFAVVHPSNFFSFEEQGWSSADEFSPSYSTYHMVTGCSDGTVKLWRSLPANLSSLKSLWDLVGVIAAHQGPVLAISPSVCGRKIATVSHAGCLSSASTVHVWECVHFGTGGKFILEDTICFEGEVVALNWLMLGNGHLLLGVCSQNELKIYAQRRCGGQDSLKSEEHVEGNIWVCIAVTSKYPLIQDFFWGPKATVGVLHHDYFSLFSPFSLLDKKNLLFCCPKSTHPSILNDGCNEYLLPAVFIDSDICGTEGSSVEDCGQQLKPRPSVNMIAEDNLLPFLDVERSKQNLKFDSLINFWSLSEVSQKLGGSLSAFHPEALLLNISKGNWKRAYVTLQYVLENIASAKIHGKMYCLGKGGHVVSQVPLSNYLEGLPFSSSGDKSFQQNGAADSIASSSQFQKGAFAFGSSWAQSANALPSFSVRSEPTDFVDVLGKLYESAGITNTEKMQMHAIIDILQEVINHHTVSVYGSLDEPGRRFWVAVRFQLQYFAKIYGRLPLAGELVVSSEQIGWAFHSDCEENLFDSLLSNEPSWQEMRDVGVGYWYTNTSQLRLKMEKLARQQYLKAKDPKACILLYIALNRIQVLAGLFKMSKDEKDKPLVGFLSRNFQDEKNRAAALKNAYVLMGKHQLELAIAFFLLGGDTYSAVNVCAKNLGDEQLALVICRLVEGYGGPLEHQLISKIILPSAVSRGDYWLASLFEWILGNYTKAYLSMFGDQTSLINKESAVSTSKKSLLDPSIGQYCLMLANKTNMKNAIGEQKAAVLSRWAVLISAIALSRCGLPLEALECLSSCRNAFGAQNQGTVLENGDVELLNQVLELSPVGDSSNWTFCDLAKQKELLAKSDLAMQYLSPLLKEHPSWGDIMVPFGGCNYMESAYEEYKRSVENFYGKLTVTLEYFQQKFSLNPFHLIDKIVLFLHNNGLQYIGYHIFRVCGSRFLSPEQSCRFDAFLSHPHKLLFRMTEEVSTVSRFIVSSSLSCSHLKVSSTKSGIATETCSHLLVALEFYQWNLIRSLQCIRATLKLFFGSSTEDILHMPLTVIDLAEYYVYFASSWSQMNLSHLALISKPILKRFSQEDTPQEILKDLNKILSEIRKILADELPLNDIGAFEINEEMRHEQAGDILVKIPEDDRWLVIVVSFWGQISSFLKHLLDLLIEVLEESSSVQSPRGLPLLTMPTLSVVGPDGKDVQLPTAVLPFSKLLDVTCSHISFYCAKQLASYLLLKGDTRITTILLSTEKDYSESFSQSKYFSQRVDTVDMWENEADLSPHEIFWHICADPKIIPGFVKENLKWFECIKKKSSRGWVDVYASILREYEGGEIDREDDRLGSPCKAAGSPVACLTPNEHPFIASGGKDTEKVVPFKTPAEIYKRSGELLEALCINSIDQCQAALATNRKGIICFNLEDGLPCGDESKYVWADADWPHNGWAGSESTPVPTCVYPGVGLGSRKGARLGLGGATVGAGLFAESGKELKDGGAFGLPGYSGMVGSSLGWGVQADFEQFIDPIPTVGSVNASSFSTHPSRPLFLVGSSNTHVYLWEFGKDRATATYGVLPAANVPPPYALASISAVRFDHCGHRFVTAAQDGTVCTWQLEVGGRSNVGPTESSICFDNHTSDVTYVTPSGSIIAAAGYSSTGINVVIWDTLAPTATSRASIMCHEGGARSLCVFDHNLGSGSVSPLIVTGGKAGDVGLHDFRYIATGRTKKHKHTDNIEQNVNLSSTEDMHNKTGDQNRNGMLWYIPKAHAASVTKISTIPNTSYFLTGSKDGDVKLWDAKRARLVFHWPRLHERHTFLQPSSRGFGGVFRAAVTDIQVVSHGFLTCGGDGTVKLIKLKDFSHF; encoded by the exons ATGGCAGAGAACGGCGCAGCAACCAATTCTTCGTCTCCCCCGCTATTTGACATTGCCCACCACTTACCTCTCCGTCTAATTAGATCGGAGATCATCCCTCCGGCCCCGAATCTAACCAATTCAGCCTCCGGACCGGCTATTGACTGGTTATACGACTTCGCCGGCTACACATGGATCGCCTACGGAGCATCTTCTCTCTTAGTCATCTCTCACTTCCCCAATCCACTTTCCCACTCCGAGACCCTCATCGGTCCAATTTTCCGCCAGGTCTTCCAGCTCTCCGTCGACGGCACGGGCATTGTATCAGCAGTCTCTTGGTCCCCTGCTACACCTTCCGCTGGTGACCTAGCTGCGGCATTGGATAATTGCATTGGAGTATTCTCTTATAATTCCGATATTCCTCCTTCTAATA GTTCTTTTTGTTGGAGCCAGAGTGCAATTCTTGTACAATCTACCAAGGCAGAGGTGATACAATGGACTGTTTCAGGAGATGGGATAATTGTAGGAGGCATTGAGATAGTCTTatggagaaagagagagaaatccTGGGAAAGGGCTTGGAAATTCAAGCGAACAGTGCCTCACACTCTTGTTTCTGCTAGCTGGTCAATTGAAGGACCTCTGGCAACAGCTCCTTTTGGTAAATTGCAGGTCGGAATTTTGTCTTCTCCAGTAAATGAGGCATGCAATTCTGTTGCGGTGAATTTTGGCCATGGAGATTCCAAATTTTTTCAATCTGAGCTTCGTCATCCATTGCCAATATCGATGATCCAATGGAGACCATTAACTGGAAGACCACTAAATGGAGATGTCAGACAACCACCAAGGTTGATGTTATTAACAAGCTGTTTTGATGGCAGTGTGAGACTATGGAGTCAGAGTGATGATGGGAAGGTCAAAAAAGGTGGCAAGGACAGCTGTGATCATGCAATGACAAAGTTATCCTTTCGAGTTGTTGCTGTAATTGAGGTAAACCAAGCACTCAATGGAACTTTAGGCTCCACTGTATTTGTCACTTGGGCTACTGAAATCGACAGTATTGCTCGCCCCCAGTTTTTCTCCCCTGATTATCAATACAATAAGACTGGCTATTGTGAATGGTTAATTGGGTTTGGTCCTCAATTAACAGTTACCCTCTGGGCTATTCACTGTCTTGATGAATTTTCTCCACTGAGATTTCCCCGGGTCACATTATGGAAAAGACAAGAATTAATCAGTCCTCAAGTGGGATCCGGAGGATTGCTACTCAATAAAGTATTCATCAAGAGAAATAAAATGTTTACCCCACCAACAATGTGTTCTTTGCTTCAAGTATTACCCTGTAATTCTCTGGCTCTTTTGCACTCACATTCACAAGCATCACCTGATGCACAAGATAGATCTACAAATAATTGTTACGATAAAGACTTATTATCATCCTGTGCCTCCGGAATTCTGGATATTGATAGTCACACTGGGACTATATTAAAGGTTGTAGTTCATCCTTATCTATTTGAAGCTGGACTTGCTGCTTCTTTGGATACAAATGGACTGCTTCTCTTTTGGTCACTTTCCACTGCTTCTAATGGTGTTGCTGGCTTGCGGACATTGAATCCCTCATGCAAACTTTATAGGAGAAGTGTTTTTTCTGAAACTCATGCAAAGTGCACTAGTTTGGCATGGGCACCTGCTATCTTCAATGAGGTTCGGGTTCTTTTCATGGGGCATGCTGGAGGTATTGATTGCTTTATAGTAAAGGTTATGGACAATGAAGAAGACAAAATTGCTGTCCACCGTTTATGTACAATCCAATATGGCAGTCAAGACTTTGATAGAGGGCCAACTACTCTTAGTTCAATTCCTGTGCTTTCAGCCTGTAATAGAACATCTGTTTCTGGTAGTTTCATGGTAATAGCTGTATGGAAGAACAGTTTTCAGGCTTTGTCATGGAACATAACAATCCATCATTGTGATTTGTTGAGAAACTGTTTCGAGTGCAGTTGCAACATTGGTGATACTGCTGAGAACAATTTGTGGACATTTGAGAGTGATTTTTCTGGAACGAGATACTTCATTTCTATTCATCCTTACTCATCCGTACTTCCTGCTCCATATGATGAGGATATGATTTCAAGTTTTGCGGTGGTCCATCCTAGTAACTTTTTCTCATTTGAAGAACAAGGATGGAGTTCTGCTGATGAATTTAGCCCCAGCTACTCCACATATCACATGGTCACAGGTTGTAGCGATGGTACTGTAAAACTATGGAGAAGTTTGCCTGCAAATTTATCCAGTCTAAAATCACTCTGGGATCTTGTTGGTGTGATTGCTGCACATCAAGGCCCAGTTTTGGCTATATCGCCTAGTGTTTGTGGACGAAAGATTGCAACTGTCTCCCATGCGGGATGCTTAAGTAGTGCAAGTACTGTACATGTATGGGAATGTGTGCACTTTGGGACCGGTGGCAAGTTTATACTAGAGGATACAATATGTTTTGAAGGAGAAGTTGTTGCTTTGAATTGGTTGATGCTGGGCAATGGCCATTTATTATTGGGTGTCTGCTCACAAAATGAACTGAAGATCTATGCTCAAAGACGCTGTGGAGGACAGGATAGTTTGAAGTCAGAAGAACATGTTGAAGGAAATATTTGGGTTTGTATTGCGGTAACTTCTAAATATCCTCTTATTCAGGACTTCTTTTGGGGACCCAAAGCTACTGTCGGGGTTTTACACCATGACTATTTTTCTCTCTTCAGTCCTTTCTCACTCTTGGATAAAAAGAATCTGCTGTTTTGTTGCCCAAAAAGTACTCATCCTTCCATTTTGAATGATGGTTGCAATGAGTATTTGCTCCCTGCTGTTTTCATTGATTCTGACATTTGTGGTACTGAAGGATCATCAGTTGAGGACTGTGGTCAACAACTCAAACCCCGGCCTTCTGTGAATATGATTGCAGAAGATAATCTCCTCCCATTCTTAGATGTGGAGAGGAGTAAACAGAACTTGAAATTTGATTCTCTCATTAATTTTTGGAGCTTATCAGAAGTATCCCAGAAGCTGGGAGGATCTCTATCTGCTTTTCATCCCGAGGCACTTCTTCTGAACATAAGTAAAG GTAACTGGAAACGGGCATATGTGACTTTGCAGTATGTTCTTGAGAACATTGCATCCGCTAAAATACATGGGAAAATGTATTGCTTGGGGAAAGGTGGCCATGTTGTTTCTCAGGTTCCTTTGTCAAATTATCTTGAAGGGCTGCCTTTTTCAAGCTCAGGTGATAAATCATTTCAGCAGAATGGAGCAGCAGATAGCATTGCATCATCTTCCCAGTTTCAGAAAGGAGCCTTTGCATTTGGCTCCAGTTGGGCCCAGAGTGCTAATGCACTCCCCTCATTTTCAGTGAGATCTGAACCTACAGACTTCGTTGATGTTCTGGGAAAACTGTATGAGTCTGCTGGCATAACCAATACTGAAAAGATGCAGATGCATGCTATCATTGATATCCTGCAAGAAGTTATTAATCACCACACTGTTTCTGTTTATGGAAGCCTCGATGAACCTGGTcgaag GTTTTGGGTTGCAGTGAGGTTTCAACTGCAATATTTTGCAAAGATATATGGTAGGTTACCTTTGGCAGGAGAGTTAGTTGTTTCATCAGAGCAGATTGGATGGGCCTTTCACTCAGATTGTGAAGAAAACTTGTTTGATTCTCTTTTATCTAACGAGCCATCTTGGCAAGAAATGCGTGATGTTGGTGTTGGATATTGGTATACAAACACATCACAATTGAGATTGAAG ATGGAAAAGCTGGCCAGACAACAGTATTTGAAAGCTAAAGATCCCAAGGCTTGTATACTTCTTTACATAGCATTGAATAGGATTCAAGTTCTGGCTGGCCTTTTTAAAATGAGCAAGGACGAAAAGGACAAGCCTCTGGTGGGGTTTCTTTCACGCAATTTCCAG GATGAAAAGAATAGGGCAGCTGCTTTGAAAAATGCTTATGTTTTAATGGGAAAACATCAGCTGGAGCTTGCTATTGCTTTTTTTTTGCTTGGAGGGGATACATATTCAGCAGTGAATGTCTGTGCAAAAAACCTTGGGGATGAACAACTTGCTCTGGTAATTTGTCGTCTTGTTGAGGGGTATGGTGGACCATTAGAGCATCAACTTATTTCAAAAATCATCCTCCCATCTGCAGTTTCAAGAGGTGATTACTGGCTCGCAAGTCTTTTTGAG TGGATATTAGGAAATTATACAAAAGCATATCTTTCAATGTTTGGTGACCAGACAAGTTTAATAAACAAGGAGTCAGCTGTCTCAACTAGTAAGAAGTCTCTTCTGGACCCAAGTATTGGTCAGTACTGCCTGATGTTGGCTAACAAGACAAACATGAAGAACGCCATTGGGGAGCAAAAAGCGGCAGTTCTCAGTCGGTGGGCAGTATTGATAAGTGCTATTGCATTAAGCAGATGCGGGTTGCCT CTTGAAGCGTTGGAGTGCCTTTCATCATGTCGCAATGCTTTTGGTGCGCAAAATCAAGGAACCGTGTTAGAGAACGGTGATGTTGAGCTTCTGAATCAAGTTCTGGAGCTATCCCCAGTTGGAGATTCCTCAAACTGGACATTTTGTGATCTGGCTAAGCAGAAAGAATTACTTGCTAAATCAGATTTGGCTATGCAGTACCTGTCACCATTGTTAAAGGAACATCCAAGCTGGGGGGATATTATGGTACCGTTTGGTGGATGTAATTATATGGAGTCTGCTTACGAAGAATACAAGAGATctgttgaaaatttttatggAAAATTAACGGTGACATTGGAATATTTCCAGCAGAAGTTCTCCTTGAATCCTTTCCATCTCATTGACAAG ATCGTATTATTCTTGCATAACAATGGCCTTCAATATATTGGATACCACATATTTCGTGTGTGTGGCTCCAGATTCCTATCACCAGAACAATCATGTAGATTTGATGCTTTCCTTTCTCACCCGCACAAGCTACTTTTTAGGATGACTGAAGAAGTCTCGACAGTATCAAGATTTATCGTTTCCAGTAGCTTAAGTTGCTCTCATTTGAAAGTGTCTTCCACCAAGAGTGGAATTGCTACTGAAACTTGTTCTCACTTGTTGGTAGCTTTGGAGTTTTATCAATGGAATCTCATACGGTCATTACAGTGCATAAGAGCCACACTGAAGTTGTTTTTTGGCTCATCAACTGAAGATATCCTGCATATGCCTTTGACAGTTATTGACTTAGCTGAATACTATGTCTATTTTGCATCTTCCTGGAGCCAAATGAACTTGAGTCATCTTGCTCTGATCTCAAAGCCTATTTTAAAGAGATTTAGTCAAGAAGATACTCCTCAGGAGATCTTAAAGGACCTAAACAAAATTCTTTCTGAGATTAGAAAGATTTTGGCTGATGAGTTACCATTGAATGATATCGGAGCTTTTGAAATCAACGAAGAGATGCGACATGAACAAGCTGGAGATATCTTAGTAAAGATACCTGAAGATGATAGATGGCTAGTTATTGTCGTGTCTTTCTGGGGCCAAATTTCTAGTTTTCTTAAGCATCTGCTTGATTTGCTCATCGAAGTACTTGAAGAAAGCTCTTCTGTTCAATCTCCAAGGGGGTTGCCCCTCCTGACAATGCCAACTTTATCTGTAGTTGGACCTGATGGGAAAGATGTACAATTACCAACTGCTGTTTTACCATTTTCTAAGCTATTGGATGTAACATGTTCAcatatttctttttattgtgCAAAACAATTAGCTTCATACTTGCTGCTGAAAGGAGATACAAGAATTACAACCATACTTTTAAGCACAGAAAAAGATTATTCTGAATCTTTTTCCCAATCCAAGTACTTTAGTCAAAGAGTTGACACTGTAGATATGTGGGAGAATGAAGCTGATTTATCACCACATGAGATTTTCTGGCATATCTGTGCTGATCCGAAAATAATTCCTGGTTTTgtgaaagaaaatttgaagtgGTTTGAGTGCATTAAAAAGAAGTCCTCCAGAGGCTGGGTTGATGTGTATGCAAGTATTCTGAGGGAATACGAGGGTGGGGAAATTGATCGAGAAGATGATAGACTTGGAAGTCCTTGTAAAGCTGCTGGATCACCTGTTGCATGTCTGACCCCAAATGAGCATCCCTTCATTGCTTCTGGGGGAAAAGACACAGAGAAAGTTGTTCCTTTTAAAACTCCTGCAGAAATATATAAGAGAAGTGGAGAACTTTTGGAG GCTTTGTGCATCAACTCCATTGATCAGTGTCAAGCTGCTCTTGCCACCAATAGGAAG GGGATAATATGCTTCAACTTGGAAGATGGGCTACCTTGTGGAGATGAATCTAAATATGTCTGGGCAGATGCTGACTGGCCCCACAATGGGTGGGCCGGATCTGAGTCTACTCCTGTCCCAACATGTGTTTATCCTGGAGTTGGTCTTGGAAGCAGAAAGGGAGCTCGCCTTGGGTTAGGCGGCGCAACTGTTGGTGCTGGCCTTTTTGCAGAGTCAGGTAAAGAGCTAAAGGATGGTGGAGCATTTGGACTTCCGGGTTATTCTGGCATGGTTGGATCCAGCCTTGGATGGGGGGTTCAGGCAGATTTTGAACAATTCATTGATCCAATTCCTACTGTTGGAAGTGTGAATGCCAGTTCATTCTCAACTCATCCTTCAAGGCCACTCTTCCTGGTTGGTTCCAGCAACACACATGTATATTTATGGGAG TTTGGTAAGGACAGAGCAACTGCTACATATGGGGTGCTTCCTGCTGCAAATGTTCCTCCGCCGTATGCCCTTGCATCCATCTCTGCTGTAAGGTTTGACCACTGTGGACACAGATTTGTGACTGCTGCACAAGATGGAACTGTTTGCACATGGCAGCTAGAAGTTGGAGGAAGGAGCAATGTTGGTCCAACAGAATCCTCTATCTGCTTTGACAATCATACATC GGATGTCACTTATGTTACTCCTAGTGGGTCAATCATTGCGGCAGCTGGGTATAGCTCTACTGGCATCAATGTGGTTATTTGGGATACACTTGCTCCGACAGCTACTTCCCGGGCTTCTATAATGTGTCATGAAG GTGGTGCACGCTCCCTTTGTGTCTTTGATCATAATCTTGGAAGTGGTTCTGTTTCTCCCCTTATTGTCACGGGTGGAAAAGCTGGTGATGTTGGACTGCATGACTTCCGCTACATAGCTACTGGAAGGACAAAGAAGCACAAGCATACAGACAACATTGAGCAAAATGTCAATCTGTCTTCCACTGAAGACATGCACAACAAAACTGGAGACCAGAACAGAAATGGGATGCTCTGGTATATACCAAAGGCACATGCAG CGAGCGTGACCAAAATATCTACCATCCCAAATACAAGTTATTTCCTGACGGGAAGTAAGGATGGAGATGTAAAACTCTGGGATGCCAAGAGGGCCAGATTAGTATTTCATTGGCCAAGATTGCATGAAAGGCACACTTTTCTGCAACCAAGCTCCCGTGGTTTTGGAGGAGTTTTTCGG GCGGCTGTTACTGATATTCAAGTTGTTTCTCATGGTTTCCTTACATGTGGTGGAGATGGTACCGTAAAGTTGATTAAGCTGAAAGATTTTTCTCACTTCTGA